From a single Nicotiana tomentosiformis chromosome 2, ASM39032v3, whole genome shotgun sequence genomic region:
- the LOC104088552 gene encoding mannose-6-phosphate isomerase 1-like, translated as MEEGGGLVRLKGCVKNYDWGRLGKESRVARLYSRNNGDHTIEQDKPYAEFWIGTHDSGPSYVVDRAAENGLALTLKNWIESNPSVVGDKIVNKWGTDLPFLFKVLSVAKALSIQAHPDKDLATRLHNELPDVYKDDNHKPEMALALTEFEALCGFISLEELKMIVQTVPEIIEVVGNAHAEQVLDLNEDGEKEKVKLVLQSVFTEIMSASKDMIAEVIAKLISRLHIKNQARQLTEKEQVVLRLEKQYPADVGVLAAFLLNYVKLKPGEALYLGANEPHAYIYGDCVEIMATSDNVVRAGLTPKHRDVKTLSSMLTYRQGFPEILNGTAVNPHTMRYIPPFEEFEVDRCILPKQSTAEFPAIPGPSIFMVMEGEGTMTTSSGEIVCEGDVLFAAANTSITVATSSGLHLYRAGVSSSFF; from the exons ATGGAGGAAGGAGGAGGGCTGGTGAGGTTGAAAGGGTGTGTGAAGAATTACGACTGGGGAAGACTGGGGAAGGAATCTCGTGTTGCGCGCCTTTATTCGCGAAATAATGGTGACCATACTATTGAGCAGGACAAGCCTTATGCGGAATTTTGGATTGGTACTCACGATTCTGGGCCTTCCTATGTTGTGGATAGAGCAGCTGAGAATGGATTGGCGTTGACATTGAAGAATTGGATTGAAAGCAACCCAAGTGTTGTTGGAGATAAGATTGTGAACAAGTGGGGTACCGACCTTCCTTTTCTCTTCAAG GTACTTTCTGTTGCAAAAGCTTTGTCCATACAGGCCCATCCAGACAAGGATTTGGCCACTCGTTTGCATAATGAGCTCCCGGATGTTTATAAGGATGACAATCACAAACCGGAGATGGCATTGGCATTGACAGAATTTGAGGCCTTATGTGGATTTATAAGTCTTGAG GAGCTTAAGATGATTGTTCAAACTGTGCCCGAGATTATCGAAGTGGTCGGCAATGCACACGCAGAGCAAGTATTAGACTTGAATGAGGATGGTGAAAAGGAGAAAGTTAAATTAGTGCTACAATCAGTGTTTACTGAGATAATGTCAGCAAGCAAGGATATGATTGCTGAAGTGATAGCCAAGCTGATTAGTCGCCTACACATAAAAAATCAG GCAAGGCAGCTGACTGAGAAAGAACAAGTGGTCCTAAGACTCGAGAAGCAATATCCAGCTGATGTTGGTGTCTTGGCTGCATTCTTGTTAAATTATGTAAAACTCAAACCTGGTGAAGCTTTGTATTTAGGGGCAAATGAACCTCATGCTTATATATATGGTGATTGTGTTGAAATCATGGCAACATCAGACAACGTGGTACGTGCTGGCTTAACTCCAAAGCACCGGGATGTTAAAACTCTAAGCTCAATGCTCACTTACAGACAG GGTTTTCCTGAAATTTTGAATGGTACTGCAGTAAATCCACACACTATGAGGTACATTCCTCCTTTTGAGGAATTTGAGGTCGATCGCTGTATTCTTCCCAAACAATCAACTGCTGAATTTCCTGCTATTCCTGGACCCTCCATTTTTATGGTCATGGAGGGAGAGGGAACAATGACCACATCATCGGGCGAGATTGTTTGTGAAGGGGACGTCTTATTTGCAGCTGCAAACACCAGCATTACAGTAGCAACATCTTCTGGTTTGCACTTATATAGAGCAGGAGTAAGCAGCAGTTTTTTTTGA